TCCGTTGGCCAACGTGGGCCCCAAGGACCTGTCCATCGCGCCCCTGCTGCAGCGGATCGGTGCGGTATTGCCCGATATCGATGGCGCAGAGGCACCCAACATCTACGAGGTCATCATCGCCACTGACCCAGACACCGAAGGCGAGGCGACGGCGTCCTACCTGGCGCGCCTGCTCAAGGACTTCCCGGACCTGGTGGTGTCCCGGCTGGCCTCGGGCATGCCACTCGGCGGCGACCTGGAGTTCGTCGACGAACTGACGCTGTCGCGCGCGCTAACGGGTCGGCTCACACTGTAAGAGCGGCGCTAGCGCAGCCGCTCCAGTCGCAACCGGTCGATCTCGGCGAGCTCGAGCGGCTCCAGGTCTGTCAGGGCCACGTCGAGGGCGTGTGCCAGGAACAGGTCCGCGAGCTGCGGGTTGCGCGCCAGTGCGGGGCCGTGCATATAGGTGGCGATAACGCTGCCCTGCACCACGCCCTCCACGGACGCGTCCACATTTCCGACGCCCCGCTTCACGGTGCCCAGCGCCGACGCCTCGGGGCCGAGGACCGTTCCGCCCATATGGTTCTCGAATCCGGTCAGGGTCTCTGTCAACCCGGCGGTGATGCCCGCGCGGGTCGGTGCGGAGGACACCTCGCCGATGGCTCGCTTCTCCATGGCGGTGGTGGTGACGTCGATAAGCCCGAGCCCGTCGACGACGGTGCCGTGGGCGTTGAACGTGCGGCCGAGCACCTGCATGCCCGCGCAGACGGCGAAGATGGGGCGGCCGTCGGCGGCTGCGGACTGCAATCCGGGCGAGGCGGCGAGGCGCGCGGCTGCGATGACCTGTGCGGAGTCCTCCCCGCCGCCGATGGTGTAGACGTCGCAGTCGTCGGGCACGGGGTCGTCGAGAAGCACGCGCTCGACCTCGGCGTTCATCCCGCGCATACGCGCGCGCTGGCGCAGCACGAGGGCGTTGCCGTCGTCCCCGTAGGTGCCCAACACGTCCGGCAGGATGAGTCCGATGCGAAGTTGCTTAGCCACGGTAGTCCTCCTGCTTGGTCAAATCCTTCTTCAGGTCGCGGAAGGCGGTGTAGTTCGCCAACACTTCGACGCGTCCTGGCGGGCAGGCGCGAATCGCGTCAACCGGATCGTGGATCAGGGAGTGCTCGATGTCCGCGTAGAGCAGGCGCACCGCCAAGTCAGTTCCGCGCTCGCCGGCTGCGACGACCTTGAGGCCCTCGAAGTCCTCGAATTTCACGTCCCACAGCCACGACAAGTCCTCGCCGTCCGCGACCTGGCCGTTGGTGGCAATCACCAGGCCGTCCGCGCTGCGGTCGACCATGCT
This window of the Corynebacterium qintianiae genome carries:
- a CDS encoding type 1 glutamine amidotransferase, which encodes MAKQLRIGLILPDVLGTYGDDGNALVLRQRARMRGMNAEVERVLLDDPVPDDCDVYTIGGGEDSAQVIAAARLAASPGLQSAAADGRPIFAVCAGMQVLGRTFNAHGTVVDGLGLIDVTTTAMEKRAIGEVSSAPTRAGITAGLTETLTGFENHMGGTVLGPEASALGTVKRGVGNVDASVEGVVQGSVIATYMHGPALARNPQLADLFLAHALDVALTDLEPLELAEIDRLRLERLR